Part of the Gramella sp. Hel_I_59 genome, TCAGATAGGGAAGACAATAAAAATTGTTCTTGATTTCTAAACCTGTGTCGCACATTTTTTCTGAGTAAGGAGTTTGTGCTAAAAAAATTCGTAAGGGTTGATTTTCTCACACTTACCGGGGTGTGGAAACGTCTCACGTATTTATCCATACCAGCTAATTTGGCGCTATTCTGCTGTAACTGCTTGAAACTAATTTTATCTTTTTCAATTTTCTTGCCCATCAATCCAAGCACTTTCCGATAGAATTTTCGTAAATTTTTATCTTCGTTGAAAGCTTGCCACTCACCTCTTATTATTGGTTCTCCACCAATAAAAAAATCATCTACAGAGACCTTTTTCATTAAAAAAGTATCATCATTAAAAATTATAAAATGCTCAGATAAGTTGGGTATTTTAAATAACATACTTATTATGGAACATGAATTGAAGGTTGGTAGATACTCTTCATATCCGGAAAAGATAATAGTATGATCAACTATTTCTAAATTGATATCTTTTTTTTGAGCTGATAATTTTAGTGAATTAAAGGATTCGGGAGTTTGATCGTCAGTTACCAGAAAAATATTCCTAATAAATGGAGCGAATTTGATTATAGATTTGATGGCTATTTCAATTTCTCCTATAGAATTGTATCTTTTAAGGTGTTTTTTGGAAGCGAAATTTATTTTATTTTCAGAATATGCATTTATTTTTTTTTGCCAATTTTCATCGTTCCCATCGACCCAGGTGATGACTGCATCAACTTCTATATTTTTTAAGGGTTCTGTCATATTATTTAATTCAATTTTTTACTCTTTAAGCTGAAACAATTTATTGTAAATCTAAAAATATAAGTTGTTAGCTATTTTCAGAATTCACTCTCGAAGGTATTCTCTATGTACGAATAAAGTTCTTGGGCTCTCAAAGGTTGTAACGTATTAGTAATAAGTCGCTGTAATGTCCATAATTAAATCTTTAGAATTGCTTATATAGTGTAAAGACGATTTTCCATTTATAGAATTTACGGATTTCAGGAATTAATTAATACAAATAACTTACCCAAATTTACAATGTTGGAGGTTGCCGGTAAGTTCTTAAGGGGTAGACGCCTAGATTATTACGCACTTTTAGTTTTCGAATAAAATTTAACGGCTTAGGTTTTAAATAATTTTTGTCAGCATGCAGGAATTTTATGGAAGCCTCAATTAGTCTTTCGCTGGATTTCCCGTCCCTATATGGATGCATTCTGAGATTAAATTTTCGTATATTTTCAATCAAATAAATTTCAGGTTTCATCGCACGTTCTATAGCATTTTCAATCTCATCAACCTCTTGTATATTTATTAAGTGCTGTCCAGGTTGGGAATTTCTAAATGTTACAACAGGCTTTTCCTGAAGTAAAAACTCTGTCACAACTGAGGTGGAATCTGCAAACAAAATATCACTTTCTCTGAAAAGCGGTATTAAATCTGTCGTGTCGTAGTAAGTGAGATTCATACTTTCAATTTGCTTGAACTTATCAACACGTTCCGCAGGGATTTTTGGATGGAGAACTACCTTGAAAATCCATTTGCCTAGTTCAGATAAACGTTTTATTTCTTCAATAACATCATCTCTATATGCCAGACTTAACTTCTTACTGAAAGTAGATGATATTAGTATTGTAGGTATTTGATTAGATGCTTTTTGTAAAGGAAATAGTGGATCTAATTTAGGCCATCCAGTTTCTATTACTTCAAAATGTTTGTGTTCAATCTGTAGATCCTGAAAAGGTTTGGTTGTTGACGGGCCTTGGGTACAATAAAGGTCGAAAAACCCGCGAATTCTAAAGTGCCCCTTCTTAAAGTTACGCTTCGACGGTGCTATTCCATGAAATACCTGAACCTTTAAACCTGATAAAAAATCTGCAACACTATTTGTAATACAAAGAATTATATGAGGGTTATAAGAAATTACATC contains:
- a CDS encoding CDP-glycerol glycerophosphotransferase family protein, coding for MNYRFLIYISYSYAFPIGEPLEQEIRKIGYTVKWFADEPSTYAKFSDDKTVLKNIQDVISYNPHIILCITNSVADFLSGLKVQVFHGIAPSKRNFKKGHFRIRGFFDLYCTQGPSTTKPFQDLQIEHKHFEVIETGWPKLDPLFPLQKASNQIPTILISSTFSKKLSLAYRDDVIEEIKRLSELGKWIFKVVLHPKIPAERVDKFKQIESMNLTYYDTTDLIPLFRESDILFADSTSVVTEFLLQEKPVVTFRNSQPGQHLINIQEVDEIENAIERAMKPEIYLIENIRKFNLRMHPYRDGKSSERLIEASIKFLHADKNYLKPKPLNFIRKLKVRNNLGVYPLRTYRQPPTL
- a CDS encoding Stealth CR1 domain-containing protein; this translates as MTEPLKNIEVDAVITWVDGNDENWQKKINAYSENKINFASKKHLKRYNSIGEIEIAIKSIIKFAPFIRNIFLVTDDQTPESFNSLKLSAQKKDINLEIVDHTIIFSGYEEYLPTFNSCSIISMLFKIPNLSEHFIIFNDDTFLMKKVSVDDFFIGGEPIIRGEWQAFNEDKNLRKFYRKVLGLMGKKIEKDKISFKQLQQNSAKLAGMDKYVRRFHTPVSVRKSTLTNFFSTNSLLRKNVRHRFRNQEQFLLSSLSEHLEIKNKTYHYRNYSQLTYFRSYKNLTSTKLKLKWFERNQKKLFLTFQTLDMANDRILEYILSWIEIQFGEH